From a single Candidatus Zixiibacteriota bacterium genomic region:
- a CDS encoding efflux RND transporter periplasmic adaptor subunit: MTEEHNVHNFNDPNAMPEGEEAPPPGTKTMSIVRWGLLGAMTLFAIVMVLTAFDLAPWQTTVDAKIQYHCPMHPTYVSNQPGDCPICGMSLVPIGGKDHIMADTPSENMTSTSDTSVYYTCPMHPEVVSDTMGKCPKCGMNLEPAMKATNSSAKFYCPMHPEVVSDSAGECPKCGMDLIPRDAEEHEMHGDMDMNVGNVPGLVSVTIEPQRLQLINVKTETVKHESLSEDIETVGYIVADEAKTASVSIRTNGFVQKLFINETGQRIERGEPLLSLYSPELFQAQQEFLLAAQSAAQSIGDSTLKRTRTELLLSSRHRLGLLGLSEKEIEEIIKSGKTNPELLLRSPISGIVLEKMVNVGQSITSDQALYTVADLSIVWVLADIYETDLTKVSSGQSAEITLGRSANPIQGKVQFIYPTLNESTRTAKARIPLSNPEGHFKPGMFVTVRFKQTAADALTISPDAIVDEGSRQYVFVVHNTSHFEPRLITTGSRTDDRIEILSGLREGEIVVNSANFLIDSESRLKAALAGMTSIQSDPHAGHGGMKE; this comes from the coding sequence ATGACAGAAGAACACAACGTACATAATTTTAATGACCCAAATGCAATGCCAGAAGGCGAAGAAGCTCCTCCTCCCGGTACGAAAACGATGTCAATTGTACGATGGGGCCTTCTTGGCGCTATGACCCTCTTTGCCATAGTAATGGTTCTAACAGCATTTGACCTGGCGCCTTGGCAGACGACGGTCGATGCAAAAATTCAATACCATTGCCCAATGCATCCCACATACGTGAGCAATCAGCCTGGGGATTGTCCCATCTGTGGCATGAGCCTTGTTCCAATTGGCGGCAAAGATCATATAATGGCGGATACCCCTTCCGAAAACATGACCTCTACTTCTGATACCTCGGTTTACTACACCTGTCCGATGCACCCAGAAGTTGTTTCTGACACAATGGGCAAGTGCCCCAAGTGCGGCATGAATCTTGAGCCAGCGATGAAAGCTACAAACTCTTCAGCCAAATTCTACTGTCCAATGCATCCGGAAGTTGTCTCAGACAGTGCCGGAGAATGTCCAAAATGCGGAATGGATTTGATTCCTCGCGATGCAGAAGAGCATGAAATGCATGGCGATATGGATATGAATGTTGGCAATGTGCCCGGGTTGGTATCGGTGACTATTGAACCGCAACGTCTGCAACTTATCAACGTCAAGACCGAAACAGTTAAACACGAGAGTCTGAGCGAAGATATCGAGACTGTTGGTTACATAGTTGCTGACGAAGCGAAAACGGCTTCAGTCAGCATCCGCACGAATGGATTTGTACAAAAGCTTTTTATAAATGAAACCGGTCAGAGAATCGAACGTGGTGAGCCTTTGCTGTCTCTTTATAGTCCAGAACTCTTCCAAGCTCAGCAAGAGTTTCTTCTTGCCGCCCAATCAGCTGCGCAATCAATTGGCGACAGCACATTAAAGAGAACGAGAACTGAGCTTCTCTTGTCGTCACGCCACAGACTTGGCCTTCTTGGGTTGTCTGAAAAAGAAATAGAAGAAATAATCAAGTCTGGAAAAACTAATCCTGAGCTGCTCTTACGTTCACCCATTAGCGGCATTGTGCTTGAGAAGATGGTCAATGTGGGTCAATCCATCACCTCCGACCAAGCCCTCTATACTGTCGCCGATCTCAGCATAGTCTGGGTATTGGCAGATATCTACGAAACAGACCTTACCAAAGTCTCTTCTGGACAATCAGCCGAAATCACCCTTGGCAGATCCGCTAATCCAATACAAGGTAAAGTCCAATTTATCTATCCGACTCTGAACGAGAGCACTCGTACAGCCAAAGCGCGGATTCCATTATCGAATCCAGAGGGACATTTCAAACCGGGCATGTTTGTTACGGTTCGGTTTAAACAGACAGCTGCCGATGCGCTTACAATCTCGCCAGACGCCATAGTTGATGAAGGTTCGCGACAGTATGTATTTGTTGTGCATAATACTTCCCATTTCGAACCGCGACTTATCACTACAGGCAGCCGCACAGATGACAGAATTGAAATACTTTCGGGCCTGCGCGAAGGGGAGATTGTAGTAAACAGCGCGAACTTTTTGATTGACTCAGAGAGCCGCTTGAAGGCCGCATTAGCCGGTATGACCTCGATTCAATCTGACCCTCACGCCGGTCACGGCGGAATGAAAGAGTAA
- a CDS encoding efflux RND transporter permease subunit, whose product MIKAIIDFCARNRSVVLIATVFASIGSWYAIKSIPLDAIPDISDVQVILWTEWMGRSPDLVEDQITYPIVSALLSAPAVSAVRGYSMFGMSFVYVIFDDGTDIYWARSRVLEYMKQFEGKLPPGVSPLLGPDASAVGWVFQYALVDTSGQHSLADLRTYQDFNLRLALSAIPGVAEVATVGGYQQQYQIEVDPVRLQAFSLSISDVISAVRQSNSDVGGRILEMTEREYFIRGRGYVKNIDNLREISLGSTATGTPILLQNVATVKLGPDMRRGLGEFDGIGEAVGGIVVMRYNENALEVIERIKTKLKDLQPSFPTGIELRTVYDRSGLIERSIETLRHSLIEEGIVVALVIILFLLHFGSSLVPILTLPIAIGLSFIPMYLLGINSNIMSLGGLAIAVGAMIDASIVLVENAHKRLEHATDKTDRKEVIIAAAKEVGPAIFFALLIITISFLPIFALTGQGGKLFKPLAFTKTFAMFFGAITAITIAPALMVTLLKGKIRPESRHPVSRFIIGIYKPFVYVALRNPKTTVAIGIMAILSALPMIPKIGSEFMPPLNEGDMLYMPTTFPNISIEAAKQYLQFQDRVIKSFPEVQTVFGKAGRAETPTDPAPLSMIETVVQLKPNDQWRKVPQRRWYSSWSPDFLKSVFRPIWPDSRHITWNELTTEMDKALQMPGWTNAWTMPIKTRIDMLSTGIRTPIGVKIFGNNLEEIERIGKQLEQSLSKLEGTRSVYSDRNTGGYFIDIIPDRKAIARYGLTVSNVQDIVESAIGGAQVGLTVDGRNRFSINVRYPREYRSNLEQLKQILVPLPMTLENSTTISNTSSGGNSMSSISAGNQPSGMSVPSTGSGSMGGLPMNSPYSALQSAPSGGSKSSMNSSSGSSGGSRANDPNVSRGRSSIPLGQIAEVKIVTGPPMIRDEDGMLVGYVYVDIDQSQRDIGGYVNEAKAAVRREIDMPAGFHLKWTGQYELYEQMAARMKLVIPITLILVMVLLFLNFRNITETLIVLTSVPFALVGSIWLMYFLGYHYSTATLVGIIALVGLATQTGIVMILYLDQAYEKRKQAGKIRNLDDIIWAHMEGTVMRVRPKLMTVGTMLFGLIPLLWATGSGADVMKRIAAPMVGGLITSAFLTLEVIPVIYTYWRLSQLKREQKNRQVE is encoded by the coding sequence ATGATAAAAGCGATTATTGATTTCTGTGCCCGCAATCGGTCTGTAGTTCTTATAGCTACCGTTTTTGCTTCTATCGGGTCGTGGTATGCCATCAAAAGTATACCTCTTGATGCGATTCCAGATATTTCTGACGTACAGGTAATTCTCTGGACTGAATGGATGGGTCGAAGCCCTGATTTGGTTGAAGACCAGATTACCTACCCCATTGTCTCTGCTCTGCTGTCCGCCCCAGCAGTTTCGGCTGTTCGCGGATATTCTATGTTTGGCATGTCGTTCGTCTATGTCATCTTTGATGATGGTACTGATATATACTGGGCGCGAAGTAGAGTTCTTGAATACATGAAGCAATTCGAGGGGAAACTGCCGCCAGGTGTCTCTCCTCTTCTTGGCCCTGACGCTTCGGCCGTTGGCTGGGTATTCCAATATGCGCTTGTCGATACGTCCGGCCAACATAGCCTTGCTGATTTGAGGACGTATCAAGACTTCAATCTCCGATTGGCATTGTCTGCAATTCCAGGTGTCGCCGAAGTTGCCACGGTGGGCGGATACCAGCAGCAGTACCAAATTGAAGTCGACCCAGTGCGTCTGCAGGCTTTTAGTCTTTCAATTAGCGATGTTATAAGCGCTGTTCGGCAAAGCAATTCGGATGTCGGGGGACGTATCCTTGAGATGACAGAGCGCGAGTATTTTATACGCGGCCGCGGCTATGTTAAGAACATAGATAACCTTCGCGAGATATCACTTGGTTCAACAGCAACGGGAACGCCTATTCTGCTTCAGAATGTTGCAACAGTGAAGCTTGGACCCGATATGCGTCGCGGTCTCGGTGAATTTGATGGGATCGGAGAGGCTGTTGGCGGTATCGTGGTCATGCGCTACAACGAAAATGCCCTTGAGGTAATCGAGAGGATTAAGACAAAACTTAAAGATCTTCAACCCTCCTTTCCCACTGGTATTGAACTCAGGACAGTCTACGATCGCAGCGGATTAATCGAGAGGAGTATTGAAACTTTGCGCCATAGTCTCATCGAAGAAGGTATTGTGGTCGCGCTGGTTATCATTCTCTTTTTACTTCATTTCGGAAGCTCGCTTGTGCCTATACTGACACTTCCTATTGCAATCGGCCTATCTTTTATTCCAATGTATCTGCTGGGCATTAACTCAAATATTATGAGTCTGGGAGGCCTTGCAATTGCAGTGGGCGCGATGATCGATGCGAGTATTGTCTTGGTCGAAAATGCGCATAAGCGCTTGGAGCATGCAACAGATAAAACTGATCGCAAGGAAGTTATCATAGCTGCGGCTAAGGAAGTAGGCCCTGCGATATTTTTTGCCCTGCTCATTATCACAATATCGTTTCTTCCGATTTTTGCGCTAACCGGTCAGGGGGGAAAGCTTTTCAAACCGCTTGCCTTTACCAAAACCTTTGCAATGTTCTTTGGAGCGATCACTGCAATTACGATCGCTCCAGCTCTTATGGTCACCTTACTGAAGGGGAAAATTCGACCAGAATCCCGACATCCGGTATCACGATTTATTATTGGGATCTACAAACCATTTGTCTATGTCGCGCTCCGCAATCCCAAGACCACCGTTGCAATCGGTATTATGGCCATTCTCTCGGCTCTTCCTATGATTCCAAAAATTGGCTCGGAGTTCATGCCTCCGCTCAATGAAGGCGACATGCTCTATATGCCAACAACTTTTCCAAACATTTCTATAGAGGCGGCAAAGCAGTATTTACAGTTTCAGGATCGAGTTATTAAATCCTTCCCCGAAGTCCAAACTGTTTTTGGCAAAGCCGGACGGGCGGAAACACCAACTGACCCCGCACCGCTGAGCATGATCGAAACAGTGGTTCAGTTAAAACCGAATGATCAGTGGCGGAAAGTGCCTCAAAGGCGATGGTATTCATCGTGGTCGCCAGACTTCCTGAAATCAGTATTTCGACCGATTTGGCCGGACTCAAGGCACATCACGTGGAATGAGCTGACAACTGAGATGGATAAAGCCCTGCAAATGCCTGGATGGACAAATGCTTGGACAATGCCCATTAAGACACGTATCGATATGCTCTCCACGGGAATTCGCACACCCATTGGTGTAAAAATATTCGGCAACAATCTTGAAGAAATCGAACGCATCGGCAAACAGCTTGAACAATCCCTTTCAAAACTTGAAGGAACACGAAGTGTTTATTCAGATCGCAACACCGGCGGTTACTTTATAGACATAATTCCGGATCGCAAGGCCATCGCTCGATACGGTTTGACAGTTTCAAATGTACAAGACATTGTCGAATCAGCCATTGGCGGCGCGCAGGTTGGCTTAACCGTTGACGGTAGAAATCGTTTTTCGATTAATGTCCGTTATCCGCGAGAATACCGAAGCAACCTAGAACAGTTGAAACAGATTCTTGTTCCTCTGCCGATGACTTTAGAAAATAGTACGACAATTTCAAACACGTCATCTGGTGGAAATTCAATGTCATCTATATCTGCCGGCAATCAACCTTCTGGCATGTCAGTTCCTTCAACAGGCAGCGGAAGTATGGGCGGCTTACCTATGAATTCGCCGTATTCAGCATTGCAATCTGCCCCGAGCGGAGGGTCGAAATCTTCAATGAATAGTTCGTCTGGTTCATCTGGAGGGAGTCGTGCAAATGACCCAAACGTATCACGAGGTCGTTCATCGATTCCTCTTGGGCAAATTGCTGAAGTCAAGATTGTCACTGGTCCGCCAATGATTCGTGACGAGGATGGCATGCTGGTCGGCTATGTGTACGTCGACATTGATCAGAGTCAACGTGATATAGGCGGTTATGTGAATGAAGCAAAGGCCGCTGTAAGGCGCGAAATCGACATGCCCGCGGGCTTCCATCTCAAATGGACAGGACAATATGAGCTATACGAGCAAATGGCTGCGCGAATGAAATTGGTTATTCCAATTACCCTTATTCTTGTGATGGTGCTCCTATTTTTGAACTTCCGTAATATTACAGAAACACTTATTGTCCTCACTTCCGTTCCCTTCGCATTAGTCGGCAGCATCTGGCTGATGTATTTCCTCGGCTACCACTATTCCACCGCCACATTGGTAGGAATAATTGCCCTTGTTGGATTAGCAACTCAGACTGGAATTGTGATGATTCTCTATCTTGACCAGGCCTATGAGAAGCGCAAACAGGCAGGAAAGATTCGCAATCTCGACGATATTATCTGGGCGCACATGGAAGGCACCGTTATGCGAGTTCGTCCAAAGCTGATGACAGTCGGTACTATGCTCTTCGGGCTGATTCCTTTACTCTGGGCTACAGGCTCAGGAGCAGACGTTATGAAGCGAATCGCCGCCCCGATGGTTGGCGGACTCATAACTTCTGCTTTTTTAACCCTTGAGGTCATTCCAGTCATTTACACGTACTGGCGGCTGAGTCAACTTAAGCGTGAACAGAAAAACCGACAGGTTGAATAA